A region from the Maridesulfovibrio zosterae DSM 11974 genome encodes:
- a CDS encoding cell division protein FtsX, with protein MLALFFRLIGRGIRDMGLHPWANFFTLIAVTMVSLLAGLFMLTLHNVNQELLKSKGQVEIQIFWKAGSPLEEIKKQWADLETTKGLVDIRKFTPESALKHLSAALSDSNNLAWLSQNNNPLPPTALLSFSVEQGVKNDRWAANLLHKLKELPFVDKVHYNPLQIDLARGWINLTQSIVWPIIGFLGLVVALVVGNTMRLSLMTRHDEIEILYLVGAKQWFIRLPLLTGGAILGLFGSSIALGSLYAAQLIFTDILNFPPLFMKLTFLPPEQCAILIGAVTLIGMFSSFVAVKK; from the coding sequence ATGTTAGCGCTTTTTTTCAGGCTCATAGGAAGAGGCATACGTGATATGGGCCTGCATCCGTGGGCTAACTTTTTCACCCTGATTGCTGTAACCATGGTCTCATTGCTGGCAGGGCTGTTCATGCTTACATTACATAATGTAAATCAGGAACTCCTCAAATCCAAAGGACAGGTAGAAATACAAATTTTCTGGAAAGCAGGTTCTCCACTTGAGGAAATTAAAAAGCAATGGGCTGATCTTGAAACAACGAAAGGTCTAGTAGATATTCGTAAATTTACCCCTGAATCAGCTTTAAAACATCTTTCAGCAGCACTCAGCGATTCTAATAATTTAGCATGGCTGAGTCAAAATAATAACCCGCTTCCGCCAACAGCTTTACTCTCATTTTCTGTTGAGCAAGGAGTTAAAAATGATAGATGGGCTGCAAATTTATTACATAAGCTAAAAGAACTTCCCTTTGTGGATAAGGTTCATTATAATCCTTTACAAATTGATCTGGCACGTGGTTGGATTAACCTCACCCAATCAATAGTCTGGCCCATAATAGGTTTTCTCGGCCTAGTAGTGGCTCTCGTCGTCGGCAATACCATGCGCCTATCCTTAATGACCCGGCACGATGAAATAGAGATTCTTTACCTTGTGGGTGCTAAGCAATGGTTTATCAGACTTCCCCTTCTTACAGGAGGAGCAATTTTAGGGCTGTTCGGAAGTTCGATAGCTCTAGGTTCACTATATGCTGCGCAACTTATTTTCACAGATATTCTGAATTTTCCACCGCTCTTTATGAAGCTGACTTTTCTGCCTCCGGAACAATGCGCCATACTTATCGGAGCTGTTACGTTGATTGGAATGTTCAGCAGCTTTGTTGCTGTAAAAAAATAG
- the ilvD gene encoding dihydroxy-acid dehydratase, which produces MRSKKMTGGLEKAPHRSLLYALGMSKDEVSRPLIGVCNSANEIIPGHVHLDIITRAVKDGVRLAGGVPMEFPAIGVCDGLAMNHAGMRYSLPSREIIADSIEIMATAHPFDALVLIPNCDKIVPGMLMAALRLNIPTIIVSGGAMLAGRKDGKKVDLITVFEGVGQVKSGNMTEDELSVLEQSACPTCGSCSGMFTANSMNCLSETIGLALPGNGTIPAVMAARTRLAKEAGAQIMTLLEKDIKPRDIVTEKSLKNAVTMDMALGCSTNTVLHLPAIFSEAGLKLDLTVFDKISRSTPNLCKLSPAGPHHIEDLNSAGGIQGVMAELAKTGRIELDSLTVTGKTVGENLKSLNAGVTNHEIVRPVDDPYSNEGGIAVLFGNIAEDGCVVKQSAVAPEMMKRTCNAKVYNSEEDAVEAILGKQIVKGDAVVILYEGPKGGPGMREMLTPTSAIAGMGLGADVALITDGRFSGGTRGAAIGHVSPEAASGGAIGLVQTGDVIEIDIPARTINLMIDDDEFKRRKAEFKPIEKEMPTAFLKRYSQNVTSASTGAVYKK; this is translated from the coding sequence ATGAGAAGTAAAAAAATGACAGGAGGGCTCGAAAAAGCCCCGCATCGTTCTTTGCTTTACGCACTGGGCATGTCCAAAGATGAAGTTAGCCGTCCGCTTATCGGAGTATGTAATTCTGCTAACGAAATTATTCCCGGCCACGTCCATCTTGATATTATCACTAGAGCAGTAAAAGACGGCGTCCGTCTTGCCGGCGGTGTTCCAATGGAATTTCCGGCAATCGGAGTCTGCGACGGTTTAGCAATGAACCATGCAGGGATGCGTTATTCACTGCCTAGCCGTGAAATTATAGCTGACTCGATTGAAATCATGGCTACAGCACATCCTTTTGATGCACTGGTGTTAATCCCAAACTGCGATAAAATCGTACCGGGTATGCTGATGGCAGCTCTTCGCCTGAACATACCTACTATCATTGTCAGTGGCGGAGCTATGCTGGCCGGTCGCAAAGATGGTAAAAAAGTTGACCTTATTACTGTCTTTGAAGGTGTTGGACAGGTTAAATCAGGCAACATGACTGAAGATGAACTTTCTGTTCTTGAGCAAAGTGCCTGCCCCACATGTGGTTCCTGTTCCGGCATGTTCACTGCAAATTCTATGAACTGTCTGTCAGAAACTATAGGTCTGGCGCTTCCTGGTAACGGTACTATTCCAGCTGTTATGGCTGCCCGTACACGTCTTGCAAAAGAAGCCGGAGCACAGATCATGACCTTGCTGGAAAAAGATATCAAGCCACGAGATATTGTAACTGAAAAAAGTCTCAAAAATGCAGTTACCATGGATATGGCTCTTGGTTGTTCCACCAATACGGTACTGCATCTGCCTGCAATTTTCAGCGAAGCAGGTCTTAAATTAGATCTCACTGTATTCGATAAAATAAGTCGCAGCACACCTAACCTATGCAAACTTTCTCCTGCAGGCCCTCATCATATTGAAGATTTGAACAGTGCTGGCGGTATTCAGGGTGTTATGGCTGAGCTGGCTAAAACTGGACGTATTGAGCTGGATTCACTTACCGTCACAGGAAAAACTGTCGGTGAAAATCTAAAATCACTTAATGCAGGGGTAACTAATCATGAAATAGTTCGCCCTGTTGATGATCCATACAGCAATGAAGGCGGTATCGCGGTTCTCTTTGGTAATATTGCTGAAGATGGTTGTGTTGTAAAACAGTCTGCGGTTGCGCCTGAAATGATGAAGAGAACCTGTAACGCCAAAGTCTACAATTCTGAAGAAGATGCTGTTGAAGCAATTCTCGGTAAACAGATAGTTAAAGGCGATGCTGTTGTGATACTTTATGAAGGTCCAAAAGGCGGACCGGGTATGCGTGAAATGCTTACCCCTACTTCTGCCATTGCAGGAATGGGACTTGGCGCAGATGTGGCACTGATAACCGATGGACGTTTCAGCGGCGGGACACGCGGAGCAGCTATAGGCCATGTTTCGCCCGAAGCAGCATCCGGTGGTGCAATCGGCTTAGTTCAGACAGGTGATGTCATAGAAATAGATATTCCTGCAAGAACCATCAATTTAATGATTGATGATGATGAATTCAAACGCCGTAAAGCAGAATTCAAACCAATCGAAAAGGAAATGCCCACAGCTTTCCTTAAACGTTACAGCCAGAATGTAACTTCTGCCTCCACTGGTGCTGTTTATAAAAAATAA
- a CDS encoding sensor histidine kinase — translation MDQKNQDQQDLQIKSFQLVKLLSWTLLIVIIGSSLGLSVFLAKHADETLLEKQKEFALLQAENLNHQIYRRFILPTIIGYGKIGLKNKEQMDRLDQVVRSTVHSFKVNEVRIYDPGLIISYSTDADTIGKDDLGGEFIKKVFKSGEPRYEFISKKSTLGLLFDLHMRPGTMLLQIVYPLRSEKSLNIDENVIMGVMVITQDITDDYQSVINFERLILFTSSFSALILFATIMAIIRRADIINAQRMKERQQFEKELNQSEKLASIGRMVSGVAHEIRNPLGIIRSSSELLIKRMNDSDQVNSKILIAIHEECKRLSRTVSDFLDYARPRKISLVAIDPADLIDKIFMFMESKCKESNIELERNYIHGYQICGDEDLLYRAFYNLIGNAVQAIEKDGSISVSLEETKGGINVVFSDTGPGFSPSVIDKVKDPFFTTKDSGTGLGLAIVTNIVESHNGKFIIGNNSDGGALIKVFLPAKKDC, via the coding sequence TTGGATCAAAAGAATCAAGATCAGCAAGATTTACAGATTAAATCATTTCAGCTTGTTAAGCTGCTTTCGTGGACTCTACTAATAGTTATTATAGGTAGTAGTCTGGGGCTTTCTGTTTTTCTGGCAAAACATGCTGACGAGACTCTTTTGGAAAAACAGAAAGAGTTTGCTTTATTGCAGGCTGAGAATCTTAACCATCAGATATATAGACGTTTCATTTTACCGACTATTATTGGTTACGGTAAGATAGGGTTGAAAAATAAAGAACAGATGGATCGTCTTGATCAAGTTGTGCGTTCAACGGTGCACAGCTTTAAAGTTAATGAAGTAAGGATATATGACCCGGGACTGATTATATCTTATTCAACTGATGCAGATACTATTGGTAAAGATGATTTGGGTGGAGAGTTTATAAAAAAAGTTTTTAAAAGTGGTGAACCAAGATATGAGTTTATAAGTAAAAAATCTACTTTGGGACTGCTTTTTGATTTGCATATGCGCCCCGGAACAATGCTGCTTCAGATAGTTTACCCCCTGCGTTCTGAGAAAAGTTTAAATATTGATGAAAATGTTATCATGGGGGTAATGGTTATAACTCAGGATATTACTGATGATTATCAGTCTGTAATTAATTTTGAGCGCCTTATTTTGTTTACTTCCAGTTTTTCAGCATTGATTTTGTTTGCGACTATCATGGCAATTATCAGGCGTGCAGATATAATTAATGCACAGCGCATGAAAGAGCGCCAACAGTTTGAAAAAGAACTTAACCAGAGTGAAAAGTTGGCCAGCATCGGTCGAATGGTATCAGGGGTAGCCCATGAAATCAGGAACCCACTGGGAATTATTCGTTCCAGTTCAGAATTGCTTATTAAACGGATGAATGACAGCGACCAAGTTAACTCTAAAATCTTAATTGCTATTCATGAAGAGTGTAAAAGACTTAGTCGGACTGTAAGTGATTTTCTTGATTATGCCAGACCTCGTAAGATTTCGTTAGTTGCAATTGATCCAGCAGATTTAATTGATAAAATATTTATGTTTATGGAATCAAAATGCAAAGAGAGCAATATTGAGCTGGAGCGTAATTATATCCATGGATATCAAATATGCGGTGACGAGGATTTGCTTTACCGTGCATTTTACAATTTAATTGGTAATGCAGTGCAGGCAATAGAAAAAGATGGATCTATTTCTGTATCTTTAGAAGAAACTAAAGGCGGGATCAACGTAGTTTTTTCCGATACAGGTCCAGGCTTCTCTCCGTCCGTTATTGATAAGGTAAAGGATCCTTTCTTTACTACAAAAGACAGTGGAACCGGTTTGGGACTTGCCATTGTAACTAATATTGTGGAAAGCCATAACGGAAAGTTCATTATTGGAAATAACTCCGATGGTGGAGCGCTTATTAAAGTTTTCTTACCTGCAAAAAAAGATTGTTAA
- a CDS encoding DUF362 domain-containing protein: protein MSKVYFWNLRTSRKSPHALKMKKLLKESGLNAIVDPGNLVALKVHFGESGNTGYLNALNLRPIVEFLKKAGAKPFFTDTSTLYVGDRGESVSHGLLAARHGYDPNVIGAPVLFADGLRGEYETTIPYTGNHISEAHVGGMFMESDMLVTLNHVKGHGLAGYGGAIKNVGMGCASKKGKMHIHLSTGPKLKPEHCTGCGVCISECAAGALDLDDDGHILMNGKCTGCGRCFLSCRYNAITIDWQRDVNEFTKRLIEYNKAILHRLKRPAMHINFLMNITPDCDCHGYSDAPICPDLGVMISSDPVAIDQASLDMINAAPPLYPSRLPEGLGPGDDKFKALTPETPENFGLKYAEEIGLGSRNYKLVTI, encoded by the coding sequence ATGTCAAAAGTATATTTCTGGAATTTACGCACAAGCCGTAAATCTCCGCATGCATTAAAAATGAAAAAATTACTCAAGGAGTCAGGTTTAAACGCTATCGTTGATCCCGGAAATCTTGTTGCGTTGAAAGTCCATTTTGGCGAAAGCGGAAACACAGGTTATTTAAATGCACTGAACTTGCGTCCTATTGTAGAGTTTCTAAAGAAAGCAGGTGCTAAACCTTTTTTCACAGATACCAGTACATTATATGTAGGAGATCGCGGAGAGTCTGTTTCTCATGGTCTGCTTGCGGCAAGACATGGATATGATCCCAATGTAATAGGAGCCCCTGTTTTATTTGCAGATGGTCTAAGAGGCGAATATGAAACCACCATTCCTTATACAGGAAACCATATTTCAGAAGCTCACGTCGGTGGAATGTTTATGGAATCAGATATGCTTGTTACACTAAATCATGTGAAAGGACATGGACTTGCAGGGTACGGTGGGGCAATCAAAAACGTAGGTATGGGCTGTGCCTCTAAAAAAGGTAAAATGCATATACACTTATCCACAGGCCCCAAACTTAAACCTGAACATTGTACGGGATGTGGTGTGTGTATCTCTGAATGCGCTGCCGGAGCACTTGATCTGGATGATGACGGCCATATTCTGATGAACGGAAAATGTACCGGATGCGGACGTTGTTTCCTATCCTGCCGCTACAATGCAATTACGATTGATTGGCAACGTGATGTAAACGAGTTTACTAAACGTCTTATTGAATACAACAAAGCAATTCTACATCGACTGAAACGCCCGGCTATGCATATCAATTTTTTAATGAATATTACTCCTGATTGTGACTGTCATGGATATAGCGATGCACCTATTTGTCCTGATCTAGGCGTAATGATTTCATCTGATCCCGTCGCTATAGATCAGGCTTCACTTGATATGATAAACGCTGCCCCGCCCCTGTATCCAAGTCGCCTTCCTGAAGGACTAGGCCCCGGTGATGATAAATTTAAAGCTCTGACCCCGGAAACACCTGAAAATTTTGGACTCAAATATGCTGAAGAAATAGGTCTTGGATCAAGAAATTATAAATTAGTAACTATTTAA
- a CDS encoding geranylgeranyl reductase family protein, whose translation MSGKYDVIIAGGGPAGSTSACILAQKGYKVAIIDKAKFPRKKLCGGLITYKTTKILEKIFNCDVDCLRDQGIINFESAEYSINYRDHKIRDAASTIPFRFVDRVDFDYFLLQKAANAGAHIFTEEEIIACNYKDAEIKTKSNRIYKGKYLIGADGVNSTIRKFLPYDKEKWKANMASTIEIIFDAKDYPREVTKPELYIGHLRAGYIWVFPAKGKVVTGIGALNRCTTNFKRTYMDFLKSQGIANPESIPMKGYPLPYGNYMKNPCFGRTILAGDAAGIVEPLFGEGIFYALQTGRYLAESIARGIMENKNPEQFYLERLNKYVFPELQYSNRLRWTLFYSQRLLKHMSFKIAFKSMPKLLADMVHGVRSYKFLLKKEWD comes from the coding sequence GTGTCCGGTAAATATGATGTCATCATTGCAGGAGGAGGTCCAGCAGGCTCAACATCCGCCTGCATACTCGCCCAGAAAGGTTATAAAGTTGCAATTATTGATAAAGCAAAATTCCCCAGAAAGAAGCTATGTGGAGGTCTTATTACCTACAAGACAACTAAGATTCTGGAAAAAATTTTTAACTGTGATGTCGACTGTCTACGTGATCAGGGCATTATAAATTTTGAATCAGCTGAATATTCTATTAATTACCGTGATCACAAAATTCGTGATGCTGCGTCCACAATACCTTTCCGCTTCGTAGACAGGGTAGATTTTGATTACTTTCTTCTTCAAAAAGCTGCAAATGCCGGAGCACACATTTTTACAGAAGAAGAAATTATAGCCTGTAATTATAAGGATGCGGAAATTAAGACAAAGTCAAACCGTATTTACAAAGGAAAATATCTGATTGGAGCTGATGGTGTTAACTCCACAATTCGTAAATTTCTTCCATATGATAAAGAAAAATGGAAGGCTAATATGGCATCAACAATCGAAATAATATTTGATGCCAAAGATTATCCCCGAGAAGTAACAAAACCGGAATTATATATAGGACATCTGCGAGCAGGATATATCTGGGTTTTCCCGGCCAAAGGAAAAGTTGTAACCGGAATCGGTGCTCTTAACCGCTGCACAACAAATTTTAAGAGAACTTACATGGATTTCCTTAAATCTCAAGGAATAGCAAATCCAGAATCTATTCCTATGAAAGGATACCCTCTTCCATATGGTAATTACATGAAAAATCCTTGTTTCGGCAGAACTATTCTAGCTGGAGATGCAGCTGGAATAGTCGAACCTCTTTTTGGGGAAGGTATTTTTTATGCTCTTCAAACTGGAAGATACTTAGCAGAATCAATTGCTCGCGGAATAATGGAAAATAAAAATCCTGAACAATTCTATTTAGAGCGTCTTAATAAATATGTATTCCCGGAACTTCAATACTCCAACAGACTGCGATGGACTCTCTTTTACTCCCAAAGATTACTCAAACATATGTCTTTTAAAATAGCATTTAAATCAATGCCCAAACTTCTGGCTGATATGGTGCACGGAGTAAGATCATATAAATTTTTATTAAAAAAAGAATGGGATTAA
- a CDS encoding pyridoxal phosphate-dependent aminotransferase yields the protein MKISKRLMRAKPSATLAVNAKAQELRAQGKEIVSLAVGEPDFPTPQHVCEAMKKAVDDGFHRYTAVPGLPELRRAVADYYGRFYGVKATADNTIISNGGKQSLYNLFMALIDQGDEVLIPAPYWVSYPAMVELADGVPVIVPTTAESGFLAQIKDLEACCTERTKLLVINTPSNPTGGHYPQAHLDEIANWAKSKGIFIVSDEVYDRLVYAPAEYSTLSTFWEKNPEDVAIVGALSKSFCMTGWRVGTALAHPDLVKAMVKIQGQSTSNVNTMAQKAAIAAFDGSWDFIDEMRDVFHRRRDIAHEIITSWPGVVCPKPDGAFYLFPVLENFYTEETPDSASMCTKILEEVGIALVPGSAFGDDRCIRFSYAVDDEVLKTSLGKIGNMLMNK from the coding sequence ATGAAAATTTCTAAAAGACTTATGAGAGCTAAACCGTCCGCAACACTGGCTGTGAACGCCAAAGCTCAGGAGTTGCGTGCACAGGGAAAGGAAATTGTCAGCTTAGCGGTTGGTGAACCTGATTTTCCAACTCCTCAGCATGTATGTGAAGCCATGAAAAAGGCTGTTGACGATGGTTTTCATCGGTATACAGCTGTTCCGGGTCTCCCAGAACTACGTAGGGCCGTAGCTGATTATTATGGTAGATTTTACGGAGTTAAAGCTACCGCTGATAATACAATTATCAGTAACGGTGGCAAGCAGTCATTGTATAACCTTTTTATGGCTCTTATTGATCAGGGTGATGAAGTCCTGATCCCTGCTCCTTACTGGGTAAGTTATCCTGCAATGGTAGAGTTGGCAGATGGCGTTCCTGTTATTGTCCCAACTACTGCTGAATCAGGATTTCTTGCTCAAATCAAGGATCTTGAAGCATGTTGTACTGAAAGAACAAAGCTCCTTGTTATTAATACTCCGTCAAACCCTACTGGTGGGCACTACCCTCAGGCACATCTTGATGAAATTGCCAACTGGGCTAAGAGTAAGGGAATATTTATTGTTTCAGATGAAGTTTATGACCGTCTTGTTTACGCTCCGGCAGAGTATTCAACACTTTCTACTTTTTGGGAGAAAAATCCTGAAGACGTAGCTATTGTAGGTGCTTTATCTAAAAGCTTCTGTATGACCGGATGGCGTGTAGGTACTGCTCTTGCCCATCCTGATCTGGTAAAAGCAATGGTTAAAATTCAGGGACAGTCGACATCAAACGTAAATACCATGGCTCAGAAAGCCGCTATTGCCGCTTTTGATGGTTCATGGGATTTTATTGATGAAATGCGTGATGTTTTCCACAGACGTAGAGATATTGCTCATGAAATTATTACTTCATGGCCCGGTGTTGTCTGCCCAAAACCGGATGGAGCATTTTATCTTTTCCCGGTACTTGAAAACTTCTACACCGAAGAAACACCTGATTCAGCATCAATGTGTACTAAAATTCTTGAAGAAGTTGGAATTGCTCTCGTTCCAGGATCTGCCTTCGGAGATGACCGTTGTATCCGTTTTTCTTATGCCGTTGACGACGAAGTCCTTAAAACGTCACTTGGAAAAATCGGGAATATGTTGATGAACAAATAA
- the ftsE gene encoding cell division ATP-binding protein FtsE, producing the protein MIRLNRLSYNFGSNWALKDISLHISKGEFIFLTGHSGAGKTTLMRLLYGALPVQRGQATVAGYDLHSIKKKNIPMLRRELGVVFQDFKILPNRSVYENVSLALTVRSMPKSIIDKRVRAIIRALGLENKSYTVCKRLSGGEQQRVAIARAMVVNPKLILADEPTGNLDFELSMHLMDVFKQFNTHGTTIIMATHSREILRCVPDAKVVHLEDGQLCEPPEYILSELCRC; encoded by the coding sequence ATGATCCGGCTAAACCGCCTGTCATATAATTTCGGCTCAAACTGGGCGTTAAAAGACATATCTCTGCATATCAGCAAAGGTGAATTTATCTTTCTAACCGGTCATTCAGGAGCAGGAAAGACAACACTTATGCGTCTTTTATACGGGGCATTACCCGTTCAGAGAGGACAAGCTACTGTCGCTGGATATGATCTTCACAGCATTAAAAAAAAGAACATTCCTATGCTCCGCCGCGAACTGGGAGTTGTTTTTCAGGATTTTAAAATTCTGCCGAACCGTTCAGTTTATGAAAATGTATCACTTGCCCTGACTGTACGCAGCATGCCGAAATCAATTATAGATAAAAGAGTCCGGGCCATTATTCGTGCCCTTGGACTTGAAAATAAAAGTTATACCGTATGTAAACGCCTTTCAGGCGGTGAACAGCAGCGCGTAGCCATTGCCAGAGCCATGGTTGTTAACCCAAAACTTATTCTTGCTGACGAACCAACCGGAAACCTTGATTTTGAGCTGTCAATGCATCTTATGGACGTATTTAAACAGTTCAATACCCATGGAACAACAATTATAATGGCTACCCACAGCAGAGAAATACTGCGCTGTGTTCCTGATGCAAAAGTTGTCCACCTTGAAGATGGACAACTTTGTGAACCTCCCGAATATATACTTTCGGAGCTGTGTCGATGTTAG
- a CDS encoding sigma-54-dependent transcriptional regulator encodes MAANILILDDEQNYLLILEAMLSDEGYTITALSDPETGLAYLDESEVDLVITDMKMPKLTGQDVLEHVKKNFPYIPVIIMTAFGSIESAVEAMKIGAFDYITKPFANEELLLSVTKAAQFAKAQQENRQLREQIKDRYSPSNIIGRSKPMMHVFDMISKAAPGSSTVLVTGESGTGKELVAQAIHQASPRCDKPFVSVNCMAFNTGVLESELFGHEKGSFTGAVARKRGRFEAADQGTLFLDEIGELSHDMQVKLLRVLQERTIERVGGIDTIKVDIRIVAATNKNLKEAVEKGDFREDLYYRLNVVSIEMPPLRERREDIPFLVDHFLVKYAADNSKVFEGFSPSAMDYMTAYEWPGNVRQLQNVVERCVVLTSGNVINTEDLPSEIKDEEAQFKSAVDLLPTKLNLADTLDKIEATLVRRALVHSHFIKVDAADMLGISKSLLQYKLKKYKITGK; translated from the coding sequence ATGGCTGCAAATATTCTTATACTTGATGATGAACAAAACTACCTCCTTATTTTGGAAGCGATGCTTTCAGATGAGGGTTATACTATTACGGCTCTTTCTGATCCGGAAACAGGGCTGGCATATCTTGATGAGTCGGAAGTTGATCTTGTCATAACAGATATGAAAATGCCTAAGCTTACAGGACAGGATGTACTTGAGCATGTGAAAAAGAATTTTCCTTATATACCAGTCATTATAATGACTGCATTCGGATCAATAGAATCAGCTGTTGAAGCCATGAAAATTGGAGCTTTTGATTATATTACTAAACCGTTTGCCAATGAAGAACTTCTGCTCTCAGTTACCAAGGCAGCACAGTTTGCTAAAGCTCAACAGGAAAACAGACAGCTCCGTGAGCAGATTAAAGATCGTTATTCCCCAAGCAATATAATCGGCCGTTCTAAGCCTATGATGCATGTCTTTGATATGATCAGCAAGGCTGCTCCTGGAAGTTCTACAGTGCTGGTAACCGGTGAATCTGGGACTGGTAAGGAATTAGTTGCGCAAGCTATTCATCAGGCTTCACCTCGCTGTGATAAACCATTTGTTTCAGTTAACTGCATGGCATTTAATACAGGGGTTCTTGAAAGCGAACTTTTCGGACATGAAAAGGGGTCGTTTACAGGAGCTGTAGCGCGTAAAAGAGGGCGTTTTGAGGCTGCTGATCAGGGCACACTTTTTCTTGATGAGATTGGTGAGCTGTCACATGATATGCAGGTAAAACTATTACGTGTTTTACAGGAAAGAACTATTGAGCGAGTTGGTGGGATTGATACTATCAAGGTTGATATCCGCATTGTTGCAGCAACAAATAAGAATCTTAAGGAAGCAGTTGAAAAAGGGGATTTCAGGGAGGACCTATATTACAGGTTAAACGTCGTAAGTATTGAAATGCCTCCGCTGCGTGAGCGCCGTGAAGATATTCCTTTTCTTGTAGATCATTTTCTTGTCAAATACGCTGCTGACAACAGTAAGGTTTTTGAAGGTTTTTCACCTTCAGCTATGGATTACATGACTGCGTATGAGTGGCCGGGTAATGTACGTCAGCTTCAGAATGTTGTTGAACGGTGCGTTGTGCTTACCTCAGGAAATGTAATTAATACTGAAGATCTACCATCTGAAATTAAAGATGAAGAGGCACAGTTTAAAAGTGCAGTAGATCTTCTTCCTACAAAGCTTAATCTGGCTGATACCCTTGATAAAATTGAAGCTACCCTTGTGCGTCGCGCGTTGGTGCACAGTCATTTTATAAAAGTTGATGCAGCTGATATGCTGGGAATTTCAAAAAGCCTGCTGCAATATAAACTTAAAAAATATAAAATAACAGGTAAGTAG
- a CDS encoding HAD family hydrolase has product MKKIKAIVFDFDGTLAELTIDFNEMKKRLRALGSAFLDPLPQNNDLPALEWVDFVADCLSKNDPDLGKEFHTRCRFLIISMELEAASNGNLFPFTCEILSSLKNAGIHTGIITRNTASAVRKLVPEIDTLSSCFLSREDVENVKPHPEHLLKALEIINIDAADTLMVGDHPMDIETGKRAGALTAGVATGRMSIQDLIAEKPDFVAENCAELMKILRRDNLI; this is encoded by the coding sequence ATGAAAAAGATAAAAGCAATAGTATTTGATTTTGATGGAACATTAGCCGAATTAACAATCGATTTCAATGAGATGAAAAAAAGGCTCAGAGCGCTTGGTAGTGCTTTTTTGGACCCGTTACCTCAAAATAATGATCTTCCAGCTTTGGAATGGGTTGATTTTGTGGCTGATTGTCTTTCCAAAAATGATCCTGATCTTGGTAAAGAATTCCATACCCGTTGCCGTTTTTTGATTATCAGCATGGAACTTGAAGCAGCCAGTAATGGAAATCTTTTTCCATTTACTTGTGAAATACTAAGCAGTCTTAAAAATGCAGGAATTCATACCGGAATTATTACCAGAAATACAGCATCTGCTGTGCGTAAATTAGTTCCTGAAATTGATACACTTTCAAGTTGCTTTCTTTCCCGTGAAGATGTGGAGAACGTTAAACCTCATCCTGAGCATTTGTTAAAGGCTTTAGAAATTATAAATATAGACGCCGCCGATACTCTCATGGTTGGAGATCATCCTATGGATATTGAAACGGGAAAACGGGCTGGAGCACTTACAGCTGGAGTGGCAACAGGGCGTATGTCTATTCAAGATTTAATTGCGGAAAAACCAGATTTTGTAGCAGAAAACTGTGCAGAGCTTATGAAAATATTAAGGCGGGATAATCTTATCTAA